Within Neoarius graeffei isolate fNeoGra1 chromosome 21, fNeoGra1.pri, whole genome shotgun sequence, the genomic segment atgttgctccaaaatctcaatgtacttttctgcatcaatgttgccatcacagaagtgcaaggtacctttgccaagggcactgatataactccataccatgacagaccctggcttttggacttgttgctggtaacagtttggATGGTCATTTTCGTCTTTGGTGCAAAACACACCATGTCCATTTCATCCAAAACagatctggaatactgatttatcTCACCACAGTACACGTTTCcaatgtgtgatggtccatcccagatgcctccaagcccagagaagacaATGGTGCTTCTGAACACAGTTAAGATAAtgcttcctttttacacagtaaagttttaactggcatttgtggatgtaaatccatattatagtgcttgataaaggtttgctcgagtaatcccgagcccatgtgattatatcagctatagatgaatgacggttcttgatgcagtgctgtctgagggatcggagatgacaagtgttcagcttaggcttgtgcccttgctctttatgcactgaaattcctccagataccTTGAATCATCTCATGATGATATGTACCGTAGAGGgttaaatatccaaatcccttcctatattTCTCTGAGGAATATTCTTTTTAAACCCCTCACTAATTTTGGGTGGCCCTATACGGTATAAGAAGAAACATGATGGAGTGCCCAAATGGTTGCCTAATATGAGGtgtcctttttatttatttattttttgctaaacCTATAAGTTACCCCTTAATGCCAATTCTCTTCAAAGAATAAAGGTAGTTTGAGAGTCTGATCCATTGTATAAGCAGGACTGTCCAAATATGCCTGCATTGAGGGATGTAAAGTGGATTGAGATGCATTTAAACACACTATTATTCATGCAAAAGACACCAGAAATCACAGTGTAAATCACAAGATGTTCCTTTAAGCAACTCATTTATTTtccttttaattatgaactttttcatagatttaatttttttttttgccagggtgTTGTGAAGTATTTATGAAGAAATCAGAACAAAATATCTTCTTTTGTAAACATTTGAATGTGAGTTATATTGTCTGTATATGTAATATATTAATATGACACTTACCAGTCTCGCCTGCATGGAAAAAGTAGGAAAGTTTGGCTTTCACTTCAGCAGGAATTGATAGAGCATCTCGAAAATACCAGATGGAATTTCCTTTATCCTCTTGCCCAACCTACAGCAAGAGATAATCCCAAATTTAGATCATTAAATTACTGTAGATCGTAACAGAATTTCATTACCAGATGTATTTCTACTATGGATTTGGCATAAAGTCATGTAAAGGATTTCACCAGGTCAAAGCCAGCGATAATCTCTGGATATCGTTTTTGCATCTCAATAGTATCTCTTACTGCTATTTTTACCATGGACAGGTTCTGTGATCTGTACAAGGAAGCAGAAGAGACGCATCTCAAAATAGCAAAGCATTCACAAGATATACAGATGAGTGACAGTCAACATCAACAAAAATCAACATAAAAAGAGTCTTCAAGTATTCAGCCAGGAAAATCAGACAAAACAGCTTCAGTGCAACTTGGGTCAAGTCTACAAGTTTCTGGAATTGTTGTACCAGAACAACTTGTCAAATGTAATTCCATGTCAGCTTACCTATCAACAGAATAAATTAATCGAATCCCAATGAAATCTGGATACTCCAGCGTGAACTGCTCCGTTACATTTTTGTAGGTTTGAATAGTCCATTCTCTGTCATGAATGGTGCCATCAAGTTCATATGTCTGAAGCAGAAAATCATGCTTAATATTGCTAAAAAAGCAGTATCATTTAGTCAGTTACAAACCTTGCCTGGAAATGAATACATCGTTGCATTCACTATGACTTCCTGAATAACCATACTCAATATTCACCAACCTGGTAAAGGTCAGTCCTCATCTCCAAATACAAGATATTGTCATTGTAGAGTTGCAGGAGGCCTTGGTAAATGTACTCTTTAAAAACAGGTGCATATGAGACCAGCCCTGAGATTGACTGAAATACTTGCTCAAACTGATTCCACACTTCATCCTGAGTCGGGTATTTTACATCAGGGTCCTTAGTGAACAGCGTGAGGTTCCGTATCAAACTGAGAGGAAAATGTGGAAAAGATTAGATTGACCTTACTTAACAATCCCTTGTATTGTTCATGTGTCTGTACTTGGGGTAGGGCGGCTAGACTGAAGCAGTTCCTCAAGAACAAAAAGCATTCAAGCCTGCTTAAACCAAGTTCTTCTCCAAGTTCTTCCATGGTAGAACTTTTTGAGCATAATTCTAAAATATATGTTTGgtgcacaaaaacaaacaaagaaacaagacAGCTTATCATCCAAAGAATGAACCCAtgctgaagcatggtggtggcagcatcatgcaatGTGGCTGCTTCTCTTCAACTGGGACTGGGGCTCTAGTCAAGATAGAGGGAATTATGGATAGCTCCGAATACCAAACTAGTGTATTTGGGCACAAAACCTGTAGGTCTCTGTTAAACAGGTGAATCTGAAGAAATATAAAACACAGCTTCCTCCAAACCAAGTATGAAATATATCACATTCATAAGTTTCTTCAGATTCTTAAAGCAGTACTTAAGATCAGGAATAGAGAGTGAGGATTTTATATTATCTGGCTTTATTTAATACATTTTAGAGGAACATAAGATTGGGTTTGTATTTCATACTACTCTTATAATGGACAAGATTGCTCTGATTCAACACTTATATGCATTAACAACCAAATCAGTTCAAACAGTTACAAGTATCAGCACTGCTATCTTAATAAAACATGAAACACTCCAGTGGGTGGTTTATAAAGACTATTCTCTGCttctcatttttttaaataaacaaacaaacaaatttatgTGCTCGAGTAGATCACCTCTTGTCAAAAGTTGTTACATCACTGACAGTGGCCCTCAGGTTCTCCAATAGGTTCCATCCAGAGCAATTCAAAAGTGGTAATGGCTGTTGTGCCGAGAATATGAACTGCACGCGTCCCGTCCATGTGAAACAAACGTAGCAGTGAGGCCGATACGTTACATTCATCACGAGCCATTTCACATGTACCAGAGTAGCGCCGTGTATATGTAGGATAGCACCTTAAAGGAACAGATAGTAGAATTTTGTGGTCATGACCTACTCAGTTCTCGGTTCTCTATTCAGTTCTCTGGAACACTCAGGGTAAATTCTTAATGTCTCAAGTTTCTAAAAGCTCAGTAACCTGGATCAGGAATCATTATACTGtagatagtacaaccccgattccaaaaaagttgggacaaagtacaaattgtaaataaaaacggaatgcaatgatgtggaagtttcaaatttccatattttattcagaatagaacgtagatgacgtatcaaatgtttaaactgagaaaatgtgttagggttttgctgggattcgaacctggtgcattggtgtgataatccagcaaacccccaccaggccaccagggggatgactcaaaggcAGAGGCgtaaggcagaagtagaaaaagtatcaaaaaggtttatttacaatatgtacaaaaaatatccaaaaagtaaagatacaaaaacgctcagaagatataagggaaaaaataaaaaatccaaaagtacaaaacaaaagccaaaaaaacagaaaagaaaaggcaaaaataccaaagctcagaagatccaaaaaacacagtaactacaaggtccaaaagaaaagcaaaatgcaaaataaagaacacggtacagaggaaactggagataaacataacagcacaaagactccgtgacaagaggactgaactcagggggtataaatacacaaactaaattgaacacaggtgaagataatcaggactaaacaggcaattaacacaaacacaaaacacaggaacagtggcggcctctagaggccaaaagaaacatgacacgaaaaggaaataacagcggcctctagaggccaaaacagtcctagtcctaacaggaccccctcccaggagcgtctcctgatgttcccagggcgatccggatgggccgaatggaagtcccgacacagttctttacctaggacatcccgagcaggaacccagcagcgctcctcaggaccatagccctcccagtccaccagatattgcaaccgcccgcggacccggtgggagtcaagcaggcgatgcacagtgaacacagtctgcccctggaagatgcggggggtggggggttcctaggggcaggggcatacgtagacgtcagtacgggccgcaacagggaaacatggaaagtggggttgatcctcagagtctggggcaactggagccggtaggagacagggttcaccctgcgcaccaccttgaaggggccaatgtagcgaggagcaagcttgcggttctccacccgcagcggaaggtccttagtggacagccaaacccgctgcccagggcggaaagcgtgtgcaggtcttctatggcggttggccagagtctggttggttctggaggtctgtatgagggtctttctgaccttgctccaggtcttgcgacaccgtctcacatattgcttGACCGAGGGCAAccccgcatcctcctcctggtccgggaacagaggtggctggaacccgaattggcactggaatggcgacagcttggtggccgatgactgcagggtgttgtgggcgtactctgcccatggcagccaggtgctccacgatgtcgggttatccatagccaggcctcgcagggtggtttccaggtcctggttgagcctctccgtctgaccactggactgtgggtgaaacgcagaggagaggctggcagtggctccgatgactttgcagaacccgtgccacactcgggaggagaactggggccctcggtctgagacgatgtcctgtggaagaccaaagactcggaagacatgattgaacataagtttagctgtttcaagagcagaggggagtttgcacagtggtatgaagcggcaggccttggagaatctgtcaactatgaccaaaatgaccgtgttaccttgtgactcagggagacccgtgatgaagttgactgccacgtgggaccagggacgccggggaatggtcagaggatgcaggagaccctggggacgctgtcgtgggttcttggttctggtgcaaacctcacaggacaggacaaatgaccctacttccttctccatgttaggccaccagaagcatcttttcgggaagtccagggtcctccgagctcccgggtgggcagtgagaggggaagagtgaccccactggagaaccttggcccgggcttgatgtgggacgtacaagaggcccggtggccctgtcccaggaccggggtcctggcgttgagctcgtcggacagcctcctcaataccccagcggacaggggccataatccgggacacagggataataggcccgacttcattctccctattagtggcagagaacagcctggacagtgcgtcaggtttggtgttcttggagccggggcggtacgagagggtgaagtcaaaccgactgaaaaacagggcccacctagcctgtcgagggttcagtctcttggcttgctggaggtactccaggttcttgtggtcagtccaaaccaggaatggatgttgcgctccctccagccagtgcctccactcctcaagggccagtttgaccgctagcagttctcgatcccccacatcgtaccgggactccgcaggactcaggcggtgggagaagtaagcgcaggggtgcagctttccttccgaacgttgagagagcaccgtgccgacaccactgtccgaggcgtctacctccacgatgaatggttgggaggtgtccgggaggaccagaatgggtgccgtgcagaagcggtccttgaggtctttgaacgccttttccgcctgaggagaccagacataagatccacctgtccctttggtgaggtctgacatgggtgctgccacagaactgaagttcttgatgaacttgcggtagaagttagcgaatcctaagaaccgctgaacctccttaacggacttgggagtaggccagtcccggacggccagggtcttggcagggtccatttggagttggcctgtccgtacaataaatcccagaaaggagacctcgggaacatgaaattcgcatttctgggccttggcaaacagattgttctgtagcagcctctggagaacctggtggacatggtggtggtgctcctgcacggtcttggaaaagataaggatgtcgtcgaggtagacaaaaacgtacaggttaatcatgtcccttaagacgtcgttgattagggcctgaaaaacagctggtgcgttggtgagtccgaagggcatcacctggtattcgtagtgcccagacggggtgttaaaggcagtcttccactcgtctccctgtcggatacggatgaggtggtatgcgttccgtaggtccaacttggtgaagacggtggcgccttggagcaggtcgaaagcagtggacatcagtggaaggggatatcggttgcgcacagtgatcttgttcaggcccctgtagtcaatacatggtcggagccccccatccttcttgccgacaaagaagaagccggcaccagcaggtgaggtggagggtcgaatgaacacagagaccagggcgtctttgaggtattcctccatggccttgcgttctggctgagagagggaaaacagtctgccacgaggaggggtagtcccagggagcaagtcgatggcacagtcgtaggcccggtgcggaggaagaacggtggccctgctcttgctgaatacctccttgagatcccagtactctgtgggaacttgagataactcggtgagatcagggggctcagcaggagacacaggagagctagagagcagagaagaggcatggcatgcagggccccattccacaacctggcttgttacccagtctatgcgagggttgtgtcgagtaagccaaggaaggcctagaataactgggaactcaggtgaaggaatcaggtgcagggatatttcttccttgtgaccttgagactggaggaagactggagaagtaacttgggtgactcttccatcacctaacgcttggccatcgagggcagacacagacagtgggacttcaagaggtgcagtaggaatattgatgctttgggcgaagtgaatatccataaagttcccagccgcccctgagtctaacaaagcttgacaagagtggacagactcaccccaggagatggagactgggatgtagattccttggccagggagtccgggagagagggtaggccccgtcacaaccctccctcggctggacggggcagtccttttcccaagagttcgggacatgatgctcggaagtgaccaagcttgccacagtagatgcagcacttgtccctccttctgcgctccctctcagatgcggagaggcaagtacgacccacttgcatgggttctggacagtcagtgaaggaggtagacggtctccaggtagaggtagggaggctgggggggctcaaggcttggtggcgttctctcatcctgttgtccagacgaatagcatgtgagatgagggtttcgaggtcacttgggcatccaatagaggccagaccgtccttgatggggtcagacagaccatggtggaaggctgacaccagggcagtctcgttctatccacttactgctgcgagcgtccggaacgggatggtgtaatctgcgacgcttcctccttgccggatggacatgagctttcgggctgcgtcagtactgatgtccgcctgatcgaagacccaaagcatctcttcagagaacagctggaaatcaaggcactcaggtccctgtctttgccagatagcagtagcccaggctcacgccttaccagctaataaggtgatcacaaaggcaatcttgtggcgatccgtagtgtaggtggtaggctgaagctcaaaggtgagttgacactgggtaaggaactctcggcactcactgtgcttgccgtcgtacctctgtggtgcaggaaggctgggttcgcgaggtgaagaaggcagcatggcaggaggcacaggagcaggagctggatcaggagattcaggcagagatgtcagctgtgccagggttttcccaatttgctgaagcagttcctcgtggcgagcattgGCTGGTGAccgtacgtccatgagcatccatggtcgctccgaagcgtgtcaaagctgccgtaattccctgaaggttggccgggtagacagttgaagcagcctctgctgagttggtcatgacggagtctttctgttagggttttgctgggattcgaacctggttcgttggtgtgataatccagcaaacccccaccaggccaccagggggatgactcaaatgcagaggtgtgaggaggaagtagaaaaagtatcaaaaaggtttatttacaatatgtacaaaaaatatccaaaaagtaaagatacaaaaacgctcagaagatataagggaaaaaataaaaaatccaaaagtacaaaacaaaagccaaaaaaactgaaaagaaaaggcaaaaataccaaagcacagaagatccaaaaaacacaggaactactaggtccaaaagaaaagcaaaatgcaaaataaagaacacggtacagaggaaactggagataaacataacagcacaaagactccgtgacaagaggactgaactcagggggtataaatacacaaactaaattgaacacaggtgaagataatcaggactaaacaggcaattaacacaaacacaaaacacaggaacagtggtggcctctagaggccaaaacaaacatgacacaaaaaggaaataacagcggcctctagaggccaaaacagtcctagtcctaacaaaatgtatcatttaaagagaaaaattaggtgattttaaatttcatgacaacaacacatctcaaaaaagttgggacaaggccatgtttaccactgtgagacatccccttttctctttacagcagtctgtaaacgtctggggactgaggagacaagttgctcaagtttagggataggaatgttaacccattcttgtctaatgtaggattctagttgctcaactgtcttaggtcttttttgtcgtatcttccgttttatgatgcgccaaatgttttctatgggtgaaagatctggactgcaggctggccagttcagtacccagacccttcttctacacagccatgatgctgtaattgatgcagtacgtggtttggcattgtcatgttggaaaatgcaaggtcttccctgaaagagacgtcgtctggatgggagcatatgttgctctagaacctggatatacctttcagcattgatggtgtctgtccagatgtgtaagctgcccatgccacacgcactaatacaaccccataccatcagaaatgcaggcttctgaactgagcgctgataacaacttggtttgtccttctcctctttagtccgaatgacacggcgtccctgatttccataaagaacttcaaattttgattcatttgaccacagaacagttttccactttgccacagtccattttaaatgagccttggcccagagaagatgtctgcgcttctggatcatgtttagatacggcttcttctttgaactatagagttttagctggcaacagcggatggcatggtgaattgtgttcacagataatgttctctggaaatattcctgagcccattttgtgatttccaatacagaagcatgcctgtatgtgatgcagtgccgtctaagggcccaaagatcatgggcacccagtatggttttccggccttgacccttacgcacagagattcttccagattctctgaatcttttgatgatattatgcactgtagatgatgatatgttcaaactctttgcaattttacactgtcgaactcctttctgatattgctccactatttgtcggcgcagaattagggggattggtgatcctcttcccatactTACttatgagagccactgccactccaagatgctctttttatacccagtcatgttaatgacctattgccaattgacctaatgagttgcaatttggtccaccagctgttccttttttgtacctttaacttttccagcctcttattgcccctgtcccaacttttttgagatgtgttgctgtcatgaaatttcaaatgagccaatatttggcatgaaatttcaaaatgtcttactttcgacatttgatatgttgtctatgttctattgtgaatacaatatcagtttttgagatttgtaaattatggcattccgtttttatttacaatttgtactttgtcccaacttttttggaatcggggttgtacaaatagAACCAAATAAAACCAATGTAGGCTTGTTGGGAGTCCTTGAGGAAATTTGGTACATTTTAGATAAGGAGTTAGAGATTCACAAAAATACCTTTTGGCATTTTTTTTAGTATTTTAAACACAGGACTCCTTTGGATGTAGGGCTTTGCTTTAAAGAAGTGCATAGCTGGAGGGAAATATGGAGCCATTATCTCCCGCTCTTTCAGTTTACGCAAGAGTGAGTCAAGTCGATGTTCTGCTGCACTGAGCTCCACTCTGCCACCGATCTGCCTGGAGGCTTCCTCTTGGAGTAAAAGCTTTCTCTGATGAGGGTCTGTTATACATTTGCTATCTTTCACAGAGGCTAAGATCAGCATCGTCAGCAGAGCTGTAGTACTGCATGATATGTAGTAAAATCTCCTCATGGCCtgaaaagaagaatgggcaaaagagTCATA encodes:
- the LOC132869586 gene encoding adenosine deaminase 2-A-like isoform X3 — its product is MKFFLLSCCLEKLPSQAELYARQQKMAMRRFYYISCSTTALLTMLILASVKDSKCITDPHQRKLLLQEEASRQIGGRVELSAAEHRLDSLLRKLKEREIMAPYFPPAMHFFKAKPYIQRSPVFKILKKMPKGAILHIHGATLVHVKWLVMNVTYRPHCYVCFTWTGRVQFIFSAQQPLPLLNCSGWNLLENLRATVSDVTTFDKSLIRNLTLFTKDPDVKYPTQDEVWNQFEQVFQSISGLVSYAPVFKEYIYQGLLQLYNDNILYLEMRTDLYQTYELDGTIHDREWTIQTYKNVTEQFTLEYPDFIGIRLIYSVDRSQNLSMVKIAVRDTIEMQKRYPEIIAGFDLVGQEDKGNSIWYFRDALSIPAEVKAKLSYFFHAGETGLYGTDVDGNILDALYFNTTRIGHGFALARHPLAKELSRKLGVPVEVCPISNQVLKLVSDLRNHPAAVLMSEGHPMVVSSDDPALFGTSGLTYDFYEVFVGIGGLSANVGTLKELAMNSIRYSSLPAVLKDKAMALWQQKWSKFISKYSP
- the LOC132869586 gene encoding adenosine deaminase 2-A-like isoform X2, translating into MYMFGVFCDSLLLLDYLRLQSSLNGFTHDDSNPSLNVKFFLLSCCLEKLPSQAELYARQQKMAMRRFYYISCSTTALLTMLILASVKDSKCITDPHQRKLLLQEEASRQIGGRVELSAAEHRLDSLLRKLKEREIMAPYFPPAMHFFKAKPYIQRSPVFKILKKMPKGAILHIHGATLVHVKWLVMNVTYRPHCYVCFTWTGRVQFIFSAQQPLPLLNCSGWNLLENLRATVSDVTTFDKSLIRNLTLFTKDPDVKYPTQDEVWNQFEQVFQSISGLVSYAPVFKEYIYQGLLQLYNDNILYLEMRTDLYQTYELDGTIHDREWTIQTYKNVTEQFTLEYPDFIGIRLIYSVDRSQNLSMVKIAVRDTIEMQKRYPEIIAGFDLVGQEDKGNSIWYFRDALSIPAEVKAKLSYFFHAGETGLYGTDVDGNILDALYFNTTRIGHGFALARHPLAKELSRKLGVPVEVCPISNQVLKLVSDLRNHPAAVLMSEGHPMVVSSDDPALFGTSGLTYDFYEVFVGIGGLSANVGTLKELAMNSIRYSSLPAVLKDKAMALWQQKWSKFISKYSP
- the LOC132869586 gene encoding adenosine deaminase 2-A-like isoform X4; translated protein: MAMRRFYYISCSTTALLTMLILASVKDSKCITDPHQRKLLLQEEASRQIGGRVELSAAEHRLDSLLRKLKEREIMAPYFPPAMHFFKAKPYIQRSPVFKILKKMPKGAILHIHGATLVHVKWLVMNVTYRPHCYVCFTWTGRVQFIFSAQQPLPLLNCSGWNLLENLRATVSDVTTFDKSLIRNLTLFTKDPDVKYPTQDEVWNQFEQVFQSISGLVSYAPVFKEYIYQGLLQLYNDNILYLEMRTDLYQTYELDGTIHDREWTIQTYKNVTEQFTLEYPDFIGIRLIYSVDRSQNLSMVKIAVRDTIEMQKRYPEIIAGFDLVGQEDKGNSIWYFRDALSIPAEVKAKLSYFFHAGETGLYGTDVDGNILDALYFNTTRIGHGFALARHPLAKELSRKLGVPVEVCPISNQVLKLVSDLRNHPAAVLMSEGHPMVVSSDDPALFGTSGLTYDFYEVFVGIGGLSANVGTLKELAMNSIRYSSLPAVLKDKAMALWQQKWSKFISKYSP
- the LOC132869586 gene encoding adenosine deaminase 2-A-like isoform X1 — its product is MSSPAGYTKPRLTEKVKFFLLSCCLEKLPSQAELYARQQKMAMRRFYYISCSTTALLTMLILASVKDSKCITDPHQRKLLLQEEASRQIGGRVELSAAEHRLDSLLRKLKEREIMAPYFPPAMHFFKAKPYIQRSPVFKILKKMPKGAILHIHGATLVHVKWLVMNVTYRPHCYVCFTWTGRVQFIFSAQQPLPLLNCSGWNLLENLRATVSDVTTFDKSLIRNLTLFTKDPDVKYPTQDEVWNQFEQVFQSISGLVSYAPVFKEYIYQGLLQLYNDNILYLEMRTDLYQTYELDGTIHDREWTIQTYKNVTEQFTLEYPDFIGIRLIYSVDRSQNLSMVKIAVRDTIEMQKRYPEIIAGFDLVGQEDKGNSIWYFRDALSIPAEVKAKLSYFFHAGETGLYGTDVDGNILDALYFNTTRIGHGFALARHPLAKELSRKLGVPVEVCPISNQVLKLVSDLRNHPAAVLMSEGHPMVVSSDDPALFGTSGLTYDFYEVFVGIGGLSANVGTLKELAMNSIRYSSLPAVLKDKAMALWQQKWSKFISKYSP